A portion of the Symphalangus syndactylus isolate Jambi chromosome 13, NHGRI_mSymSyn1-v2.1_pri, whole genome shotgun sequence genome contains these proteins:
- the ZNF382 gene encoding zinc finger protein 382 isoform X5, which yields MPLQGSVSFKDVTVDFTQEEWQQLDPAQKALYRDVMLENYCHFVSVGFHMTKPDMIRKLEQGEELWTQRIFPSYSYLEADGKTEDVLVKFKEYQDRHSRPLIFINHKKLIKERSNMYGKTLTLGKNHISKTILCEYKPDGKVLKNISELVIRNISPMKEKFGDSTGWEKSLLNTKHEKIHPAVNLHKQTERVLSGKQELIQHQEVQAPEQPFDHNECEKSFLMKGMLFTHTRAHRGERTFEYNKDGIAFIEKSSLSVHPSNLMEKKPSAYNKYGKFLCRKSVFIMPQRPQTEEKPFHCPYCGNNFRRKSYLIEHQRIHTGEKPYVCNQCGKAFRQKTALTLHEKTHIEGKPFICIDCGKSFRQKATLTRHHKTHTGEKAYECPQCGSAFRKKSYLIDHQRTHTGEKPYQCNECGKAFIQKTTLTVHQRTHTGEKPYICNECGKSFCQKTTLTLHQRIHTGEKPYICNECGKSFRQKAILTVHHRIHTGEKSNGCPQCGKAFSRKSNLIRHQKTHTGEKPYECKQCGKFFSCKSNLIVHQKTHKVETMGVQ from the exons ATGCCCTTACAGGGATCAGTGTCATTCAAGGATGTGACTGTGGACTTCACCCAGGAGGAGTGGCAGCAACTAGACCCTGCTCAGAAGGCGCTCTACAGGGATGTGATGTTGGAAAACTATTGCCACTTCGTATCTGTGG GGTTTCACATGACTAAGCCTGATATGATCCGCAAGTTGGAACAAGGAGAAGAGCTATGGACACAGAGAATTTTTCCAAGTTACAGCTACCTAG aagcagatgggaaaactgaagatGTCTTAGTGAAGTTCAAAGAATACCAAGACAGGCATTCTAGACCCCTCATATTCATCAACCACAAAAAACTAATTAAGGAGAGAAGTAATATGTATGGTAAAACACTTACTCTAGGCAAGAaccatatttcaaaaacaatactATGTGAATATAAACCTGAtggaaaagttttgaaaaatatttcagaactagTCATTAGAAATATAAGCCCCATGAAAGAGAAGTTTGGTGACAGTACTGGATGGGAGAAATCACTCCTCAATACCAAGCATGAGAAAATTCATCCTGCAGTGAATCTccataaacaaacagaaagagtTCTCAGTGGTAAACAGGAGCTTATTCAGCATCAGGAGGTTCAAGCTCCAGAGCAACCATTTGACCATAATGAATGTGAAAAATCCTTCCTGATGAAAGGAATGCTATTTACACATACTAGAgctcacagaggagaaagaaccTTTGAATACAATAAAGATGGAATTGCCTTCATAGAAAAGTCAAGCCTCAGTGTCCATCCAAGTAATCTTATGGAAAAGAAGCCCTCTGCCTACAACAAATATGGGAAATTCCTCTGCAGAAAGTCTGTTTTTATTATGCCTCAGAGACCTCAAACAGAAGAGAAACCCTTTCACTGTCCTTACTGTGGGAATAACTTTAGAAGGAAGTCATACCTCATTGAACATCAGCGAATTCACACAGGTGAAAAACCTTATGTTTGCAATCAATGTGGAAAGGCCTTCCGTCAGAAGACAGCCCTCACCCTTCATGAGAAAACACATATAGAGGGGAAACCCTTTATTTGTATCGATTGTGGGAAGTCCTTCCGCCAGAAGGCCACCCTCACTAGacatcacaaaacacatacaGGGGAGAAAGCCTATGAATGTCCTCAGTGTGGAAGTGCCTTTAGAAAGAAGTCATACCTCATTGATCACCAGAGAActcacacaggagagaaaccatATCAGTGTAATGAGTGTGGGAAGGCATTTATCCAGAAAACAACCCTCACTGTGCATCAGAGAActcacacaggagagaaaccctatatTTGCAATGAATGTGGGAAGTCCTTCTGCCAAAAGACAACCCTCACTCTCCACCAGAGAATTCACACGGGGGAAAAACCCTATATTTGTAATGAATGTGGGAAGTCCTTCCGCCAGAAGGCGATCCTCACTGTTCATCACAGAATACACACAGGAGAGAAATCCAATGGGTGTCCTCAGTGTGGGAAAGCATTCAGTAGGAAATCAAACCTCATTCGCCATCAGAAAActcacacaggagagaaaccatATGAATGTAAACAGTGTGGAAAGTTCTTCAGTTGCAAGTCAAACCTCATTGTCCATCAGAAAACTCACAAGGTAGAAACCATGGGAGTTCAGTAA
- the ZNF382 gene encoding zinc finger protein 382 isoform X4 — MSQGSVSFKDVTVDFTQEEWQQLDPAQKALYRDVMLENYCHFVSVGFHMTKPDMIRKLEQGEELWTQRIFPSYSYLEADGKTEDVLVKFKEYQDRHSRPLIFINHKKLIKERSNMYGKTLTLGKNHISKTILCEYKPDGKVLKNISELVIRNISPMKEKFGDSTGWEKSLLNTKHEKIHPAVNLHKQTERVLSGKQELIQHQEVQAPEQPFDHNECEKSFLMKGMLFTHTRAHRGERTFEYNKDGIAFIEKSSLSVHPSNLMEKKPSAYNKYGKFLCRKSVFIMPQRPQTEEKPFHCPYCGNNFRRKSYLIEHQRIHTGEKPYVCNQCGKAFRQKTALTLHEKTHIEGKPFICIDCGKSFRQKATLTRHHKTHTGEKAYECPQCGSAFRKKSYLIDHQRTHTGEKPYQCNECGKAFIQKTTLTVHQRTHTGEKPYICNECGKSFCQKTTLTLHQRIHTGEKPYICNECGKSFRQKAILTVHHRIHTGEKSNGCPQCGKAFSRKSNLIRHQKTHTGEKPYECKQCGKFFSCKSNLIVHQKTHKVETMGVQ; from the exons GGATCAGTGTCATTCAAGGATGTGACTGTGGACTTCACCCAGGAGGAGTGGCAGCAACTAGACCCTGCTCAGAAGGCGCTCTACAGGGATGTGATGTTGGAAAACTATTGCCACTTCGTATCTGTGG GGTTTCACATGACTAAGCCTGATATGATCCGCAAGTTGGAACAAGGAGAAGAGCTATGGACACAGAGAATTTTTCCAAGTTACAGCTACCTAG aagcagatgggaaaactgaagatGTCTTAGTGAAGTTCAAAGAATACCAAGACAGGCATTCTAGACCCCTCATATTCATCAACCACAAAAAACTAATTAAGGAGAGAAGTAATATGTATGGTAAAACACTTACTCTAGGCAAGAaccatatttcaaaaacaatactATGTGAATATAAACCTGAtggaaaagttttgaaaaatatttcagaactagTCATTAGAAATATAAGCCCCATGAAAGAGAAGTTTGGTGACAGTACTGGATGGGAGAAATCACTCCTCAATACCAAGCATGAGAAAATTCATCCTGCAGTGAATCTccataaacaaacagaaagagtTCTCAGTGGTAAACAGGAGCTTATTCAGCATCAGGAGGTTCAAGCTCCAGAGCAACCATTTGACCATAATGAATGTGAAAAATCCTTCCTGATGAAAGGAATGCTATTTACACATACTAGAgctcacagaggagaaagaaccTTTGAATACAATAAAGATGGAATTGCCTTCATAGAAAAGTCAAGCCTCAGTGTCCATCCAAGTAATCTTATGGAAAAGAAGCCCTCTGCCTACAACAAATATGGGAAATTCCTCTGCAGAAAGTCTGTTTTTATTATGCCTCAGAGACCTCAAACAGAAGAGAAACCCTTTCACTGTCCTTACTGTGGGAATAACTTTAGAAGGAAGTCATACCTCATTGAACATCAGCGAATTCACACAGGTGAAAAACCTTATGTTTGCAATCAATGTGGAAAGGCCTTCCGTCAGAAGACAGCCCTCACCCTTCATGAGAAAACACATATAGAGGGGAAACCCTTTATTTGTATCGATTGTGGGAAGTCCTTCCGCCAGAAGGCCACCCTCACTAGacatcacaaaacacatacaGGGGAGAAAGCCTATGAATGTCCTCAGTGTGGAAGTGCCTTTAGAAAGAAGTCATACCTCATTGATCACCAGAGAActcacacaggagagaaaccatATCAGTGTAATGAGTGTGGGAAGGCATTTATCCAGAAAACAACCCTCACTGTGCATCAGAGAActcacacaggagagaaaccctatatTTGCAATGAATGTGGGAAGTCCTTCTGCCAAAAGACAACCCTCACTCTCCACCAGAGAATTCACACGGGGGAAAAACCCTATATTTGTAATGAATGTGGGAAGTCCTTCCGCCAGAAGGCGATCCTCACTGTTCATCACAGAATACACACAGGAGAGAAATCCAATGGGTGTCCTCAGTGTGGGAAAGCATTCAGTAGGAAATCAAACCTCATTCGCCATCAGAAAActcacacaggagagaaaccatATGAATGTAAACAGTGTGGAAAGTTCTTCAGTTGCAAGTCAAACCTCATTGTCCATCAGAAAACTCACAAGGTAGAAACCATGGGAGTTCAGTAA
- the ZNF382 gene encoding zinc finger protein 382 isoform X2: protein MSQGSVSFKDVTVDFTQEEWQQLDPAQKALYRDVMLENYCHFVSVGFHMTKPDMIRKLEQGEELWTQRIFPSYSYLEADGKTEDVLVKFKEYQDRHSRPLIFINHKKLIKERSNMYGKTLTLGKNHISKTILCEYKPDGKVLKNISELVIRNISPMKEKFGDSTGWEKSLLNTKHEKIHPAVNLHKQTERVLSGKQELIQHQEVQAPEQPFDHNECEKSFLMKGMLFTHTRAHRGERTFEYNKDGIAFIEKSSLSVHPSNLMEKKPSAYNKYGKFLCRKSVFIMPQRPQTEEKPFHCPYCGNNFRRKSYLIEHQRIHTGEKPYVCNQCGKAFRQKTALTLHEKTHIEGKPFICIDCGKSFRQKATLTRHHKTHTGEKAYECPQCGSAFRKKSYLIDHQRTHTGEKPYQCNECGKAFIQKTTLTVHQRTHTGEKPYICNECGKSFCQKTTLTLHQRIHTGEKPYICNECGKSFRQKAILTVHHRIHTGEKSNGCPQCGKAFSRKSNLIRHQKTHTGEKPYECKQCGKFFSCKSNLIVHQKTHKVETMGVHKSYSSYTSQFCTHKK from the exons GGATCAGTGTCATTCAAGGATGTGACTGTGGACTTCACCCAGGAGGAGTGGCAGCAACTAGACCCTGCTCAGAAGGCGCTCTACAGGGATGTGATGTTGGAAAACTATTGCCACTTCGTATCTGTGG GGTTTCACATGACTAAGCCTGATATGATCCGCAAGTTGGAACAAGGAGAAGAGCTATGGACACAGAGAATTTTTCCAAGTTACAGCTACCTAG aagcagatgggaaaactgaagatGTCTTAGTGAAGTTCAAAGAATACCAAGACAGGCATTCTAGACCCCTCATATTCATCAACCACAAAAAACTAATTAAGGAGAGAAGTAATATGTATGGTAAAACACTTACTCTAGGCAAGAaccatatttcaaaaacaatactATGTGAATATAAACCTGAtggaaaagttttgaaaaatatttcagaactagTCATTAGAAATATAAGCCCCATGAAAGAGAAGTTTGGTGACAGTACTGGATGGGAGAAATCACTCCTCAATACCAAGCATGAGAAAATTCATCCTGCAGTGAATCTccataaacaaacagaaagagtTCTCAGTGGTAAACAGGAGCTTATTCAGCATCAGGAGGTTCAAGCTCCAGAGCAACCATTTGACCATAATGAATGTGAAAAATCCTTCCTGATGAAAGGAATGCTATTTACACATACTAGAgctcacagaggagaaagaaccTTTGAATACAATAAAGATGGAATTGCCTTCATAGAAAAGTCAAGCCTCAGTGTCCATCCAAGTAATCTTATGGAAAAGAAGCCCTCTGCCTACAACAAATATGGGAAATTCCTCTGCAGAAAGTCTGTTTTTATTATGCCTCAGAGACCTCAAACAGAAGAGAAACCCTTTCACTGTCCTTACTGTGGGAATAACTTTAGAAGGAAGTCATACCTCATTGAACATCAGCGAATTCACACAGGTGAAAAACCTTATGTTTGCAATCAATGTGGAAAGGCCTTCCGTCAGAAGACAGCCCTCACCCTTCATGAGAAAACACATATAGAGGGGAAACCCTTTATTTGTATCGATTGTGGGAAGTCCTTCCGCCAGAAGGCCACCCTCACTAGacatcacaaaacacatacaGGGGAGAAAGCCTATGAATGTCCTCAGTGTGGAAGTGCCTTTAGAAAGAAGTCATACCTCATTGATCACCAGAGAActcacacaggagagaaaccatATCAGTGTAATGAGTGTGGGAAGGCATTTATCCAGAAAACAACCCTCACTGTGCATCAGAGAActcacacaggagagaaaccctatatTTGCAATGAATGTGGGAAGTCCTTCTGCCAAAAGACAACCCTCACTCTCCACCAGAGAATTCACACGGGGGAAAAACCCTATATTTGTAATGAATGTGGGAAGTCCTTCCGCCAGAAGGCGATCCTCACTGTTCATCACAGAATACACACAGGAGAGAAATCCAATGGGTGTCCTCAGTGTGGGAAAGCATTCAGTAGGAAATCAAACCTCATTCGCCATCAGAAAActcacacaggagagaaaccatATGAATGTAAACAGTGTGGAAAGTTCTTCAGTTGCAAGTCAAACCTCATTGTCCATCAGAAAACTCACAAGGTAGAAACCATGGGAGTTCA